Proteins encoded by one window of Lepeophtheirus salmonis chromosome 3, UVic_Lsal_1.4, whole genome shotgun sequence:
- the LOC139904868 gene encoding uncharacterized protein: MTCRPLENDAVPSVCPKQSNAILKPPDYLSFSSPAPKPTLVSTISQRLQLEHQRQEALESKMFNEEEVHTSTDMFYNLSRETLPSGFLFIKAPRLSLVKFEDTEDKGLEINARMEIEDNLQIFLRHQRIINTSVSHCLGLKSNKINSVNEAFNIAAYLGSKEQLTQYDTCEIIMS; encoded by the coding sequence atgacttgTAGACCCTTGGAAAATGATGCCGTCCCCTCAGTTTGTCCAAAGCAAAGCAATGCCATCCTTAAGCCTCCGGACtacctttccttctcctcaccaGCACCAAAGCCAACTCTAGTTTCCACAATTAGTCAAAGACTCCAACTTGAACATCAACGTCAAGAGGCATTGGAGTCTAAAATGTTCAATGAGGAAGAAGTGCACACGTCAACtgatatgttttataatttatcacgGGAGACATTGCCATCAGGATTTCTCTTTATAAAAGCACCCAGATTGTCACTCGTAAAATTTGAGGATACGGAGGACAAGGGCCTAGAAATCAACGCAAGGATGGAAATCGAGGACAACCTTCAAATTTTCCTACGACATCAGAGGATCATAAACACTTCAGTCTCTCACTGTCTTGGATTAAAATCGAATAAGATCAATTCCGTGAATGAAGCATTCAATATTGCTGCATATCTTGGATCGAAGGAGCAATTGACTCAATACGACACGTGTGAAATCATTATGAGCTAG